Proteins encoded by one window of Chroogloeocystis siderophila 5.2 s.c.1:
- the dcd gene encoding dCTP deaminase, whose protein sequence is MIKNDVWISQMAQKGMISPFEPTLIRQVQETTLFRPVISYGLSSYGYDIRLSPVEFRIFRHVPGTVVDPKNFNPQNLEPTQLHTDRHGSYFILPAHSYGLGVALERLAVPENITVICIGKSTYARCGIIANLTPAEAAWRGHLTLEFSNSSSADCRIYASEGVVQLLFLEGEPCATSYETRKGKYQDQPQVVTLAKV, encoded by the coding sequence GTGATTAAAAACGACGTTTGGATTTCACAAATGGCACAGAAGGGGATGATTTCGCCTTTTGAGCCTACTTTAATTCGACAAGTACAGGAAACTACGTTATTTAGACCTGTCATTAGCTATGGTCTATCTTCTTACGGTTACGATATTCGGCTTTCACCAGTTGAGTTTCGCATATTCCGGCATGTTCCTGGAACTGTCGTCGATCCTAAAAATTTTAATCCGCAGAATTTAGAACCAACGCAACTGCATACAGATCGTCATGGCAGTTATTTTATTTTGCCTGCACACTCGTACGGTTTAGGCGTTGCTTTAGAAAGATTAGCAGTTCCAGAGAATATTACAGTAATTTGCATAGGTAAAAGTACTTATGCACGTTGCGGTATAATTGCAAATTTAACTCCTGCGGAAGCTGCATGGCGGGGTCATTTGACTTTAGAATTTTCTAATTCTTCGAGTGCGGATTGTCGTATTTATGCGTCGGAAGGTGTCGTACAGTTACTCTTTTTGGAAGGAGAACCTTGCGCGACGAGTTATGAAACTCGTAAAGGTAAATATCAAGATCAGCCGCAAGTTGTAACGTTGGCTAAAGTATGA
- a CDS encoding thymidylate synthase codes for MVGTTQHFTYKPLYKPNQLLYGTGQTAVVTGWTLKQAIAKKLHPHEYAAIGQLYSPTRGISFLIRNLLANPHVRFLVVLNATKEDKNSGAGTCLLDFFRDGFEKGYSDTGRETWVIRSKITGYIDIEIAAEALEKLRKAIAYQEASSINEAVSYVQTYAAKDIEPWGIPLEFPITQVEPTVLPGVRYGHRIEGKTIAETWVKIIHRIKTTGTIRPTGYDGQWQELIDLMAIVTDEPEDFYFPEPNFLPCSKNFIQEYVSQILDDAPHQEGVKYTYGQRLRSHFGRDQIEQVIQKLIKDIDSARAVMSLWDVEDHEDNSSPPCLNHIWVRVIENELALTATFRSNDMFSAWAANAMGLRALQQHIRNEIANHSDYNLQMGPLITISQSAHIYSDCWENAEQVIQTQYPKICQKRDYKDPSGSFVINIQNNQIIVEHMTPGSGEVVNCYVGKSATQLYKQIAAACPALQVEHAMYLGTELQKAEIALSLQQDYQQDKSFILSSSKTKLK; via the coding sequence ATGGTAGGAACTACACAGCATTTTACTTACAAACCATTGTATAAGCCTAACCAGTTGCTTTATGGTACTGGGCAAACCGCAGTTGTCACAGGATGGACATTAAAACAAGCGATCGCCAAAAAACTCCATCCGCACGAATATGCTGCGATCGGACAGTTGTATTCTCCCACGCGGGGTATTAGTTTCCTAATTCGTAATTTACTCGCTAATCCTCACGTCCGCTTTTTAGTCGTACTGAATGCTACCAAAGAAGATAAAAACTCTGGCGCAGGAACTTGTCTATTAGACTTTTTTCGTGATGGATTCGAGAAAGGTTACAGCGACACTGGGCGCGAAACTTGGGTCATTCGTTCAAAAATTACTGGTTATATTGATATCGAAATTGCAGCGGAAGCACTGGAGAAATTAAGGAAAGCGATCGCCTATCAAGAAGCGAGTTCAATTAACGAAGCTGTGTCTTACGTACAGACTTATGCTGCAAAAGATATAGAACCTTGGGGAATACCTTTAGAGTTTCCGATTACTCAAGTTGAACCGACTGTTTTACCAGGAGTGCGTTATGGTCATCGCATTGAAGGAAAAACAATTGCTGAGACTTGGGTAAAAATCATTCATCGCATCAAAACGACTGGGACAATTCGACCCACTGGTTACGATGGACAGTGGCAAGAGTTAATTGATTTGATGGCGATCGTTACGGATGAACCTGAAGATTTCTATTTTCCTGAACCGAATTTTTTACCATGTAGTAAAAATTTTATTCAAGAATATGTTTCTCAAATTTTAGATGACGCACCGCATCAAGAAGGTGTGAAATATACTTATGGGCAAAGACTGCGATCGCACTTTGGACGCGATCAAATAGAACAAGTTATTCAAAAACTTATTAAAGATATTGACTCAGCTAGAGCCGTCATGTCTTTATGGGATGTAGAAGATCATGAAGATAATAGCAGCCCCCCTTGTCTAAATCACATTTGGGTAAGAGTTATAGAAAATGAACTTGCTTTAACCGCAACATTTCGCAGTAATGATATGTTTTCGGCATGGGCTGCGAATGCAATGGGCTTAAGGGCTTTGCAACAGCACATTCGTAATGAAATCGCGAATCATTCAGACTACAACTTACAAATGGGACCTTTAATTACAATTAGTCAAAGTGCACATATATATTCCGATTGTTGGGAAAATGCCGAGCAAGTTATTCAAACGCAATATCCTAAAATTTGTCAAAAAAGAGACTACAAAGATCCTTCAGGTAGTTTCGTCATTAATATTCAGAATAACCAAATCATTGTCGAACACATGACACCAGGAAGCGGAGAAGTTGTTAATTGCTACGTTGGTAAATCAGCAACCCAACTTTACAAGCAAATTGCAGCAGCTTGTCCAGCTTTACAAGTCGAACACGCGATGTATTTAGGAACCGAATTACAAAAAGCCGAAATAGCTCTATCTCTACAACAAGATTATCAACAAGATAAATCTTTTATACTAAGTTCATCAAAGACCAAACTTAAATAA
- a CDS encoding amidase — protein sequence MSDLVFTPAYQLAQMIRQREVSAVEVLDAYINQIVKHNGQLNAICTLDESARDRAKLADQALARGENWGVLHGVPITIKDCLETAGLLTTAGYKPLKDYVPQDNATAVGRLRAAGAIIIGKTNPAKLAGDFQTTNDLFPRANNPWNLNYTPGGSSGGTAAAIAAGFSPLDLGSDIGGSIRQPSHFCGVFGLKPTDRRVSTAGHIPEVPGIPRCIRQMLVVGPIARSIEDLRLCFSLIAGADPRQPEIPPIPLDTPNFQIRLAWIDELDLYPVAQTIKTALQSVAQKLTDTKIVVENWVPKFNFALAWQVYFALSAYISPHQQPFNLDFVRNSSSLMLREATQGNRTLRQRSNVARIGFSAFFNANLKNYFAALTERDRLIAQMDRELEPYDALLCPVAMTPAFTHRATGTAIEIDGKNVPYLMASGAYTIPFSFTGHPVVVIPIGQTEDGLPMGMQIVGQRWCEMKLLAIAQQLHQVINAFQHPLSY from the coding sequence ATGAGCGATCTTGTCTTTACACCTGCATACCAGCTGGCGCAAATGATCCGCCAGCGAGAAGTTTCAGCAGTTGAAGTGTTGGATGCATACATAAACCAAATTGTCAAGCATAACGGTCAACTTAACGCGATTTGTACTCTAGATGAAAGCGCCCGCGATCGCGCCAAACTTGCGGATCAAGCCCTCGCACGCGGCGAAAACTGGGGTGTTTTGCATGGCGTACCCATCACAATTAAAGACTGCTTAGAAACCGCTGGACTCCTCACCACGGCTGGCTATAAACCATTAAAAGACTACGTTCCGCAAGACAATGCAACCGCTGTCGGGCGACTACGCGCGGCTGGGGCTATCATTATCGGTAAAACGAACCCTGCAAAACTCGCAGGAGATTTTCAAACTACAAACGATTTGTTTCCCCGTGCGAATAATCCTTGGAATTTGAACTACACGCCAGGTGGAAGTTCTGGCGGAACTGCGGCGGCGATCGCAGCAGGATTTTCACCGTTAGATCTTGGAAGTGATATTGGCGGTTCAATTCGTCAACCATCGCATTTTTGCGGTGTATTTGGACTCAAACCAACGGATCGCCGAGTATCTACCGCAGGTCATATTCCCGAAGTTCCAGGAATACCGCGATGCATTCGCCAGATGCTAGTAGTAGGCCCAATTGCGCGTTCGATTGAAGATCTGCGCTTATGTTTTTCATTAATTGCTGGGGCTGATCCGCGCCAACCAGAAATCCCACCGATTCCACTCGATACACCAAATTTTCAAATCCGTCTTGCTTGGATCGATGAACTTGATTTGTATCCAGTTGCGCAAACAATTAAAACTGCACTCCAGTCAGTTGCCCAAAAATTAACGGATACTAAGATCGTTGTCGAAAATTGGGTTCCCAAGTTTAATTTTGCTTTGGCTTGGCAAGTATACTTTGCACTTTCTGCTTACATTTCACCACACCAACAACCGTTTAATCTTGATTTTGTACGCAACTCGTCTTCTTTGATGTTACGCGAAGCAACACAAGGTAATCGCACATTACGTCAGCGCAGCAACGTTGCTAGAATTGGCTTTTCAGCGTTTTTTAATGCCAATCTCAAAAATTATTTTGCAGCTTTAACTGAACGCGATCGCTTAATTGCGCAAATGGATCGCGAACTTGAACCTTATGATGCACTATTGTGTCCTGTCGCGATGACACCTGCATTCACGCACCGCGCTACAGGGACAGCGATTGAAATCGATGGTAAAAACGTCCCTTATCTTATGGCATCAGGAGCGTATACAATTCCTTTTAGTTTCACAGGTCATCCGGTTGTTGTTATCCCGATTGGACAAACTGAAGATGGATTACCGATGGGAATGCAAATTGTAGGACAGCGGTGGTGCGAGATGAAACTACTCGCGATCGCACAACAGTTACACCAAGTTATCAATGCTTTTCAACATCCTCTCAGTTATTGA
- a CDS encoding thioredoxin family protein, with product MVKTASTMLPLGTKAPHFELPDVVTGKTILLSSFAGKPLLVMFICQHCPFVKHVKSELANLGKDYANSDLKIVAISSNDINKYPDDAPEQLKVMAEEAGFLFPICFDENQEVAKAYTAACTPDFFLFDADQKLVYRGQLDDSRPSNGIPVTGKDLRAAINALLTGKTVDSNQKPSIGCNIKWKPGNEPSYYG from the coding sequence ATGGTAAAAACTGCTTCAACAATGTTGCCGTTAGGGACTAAAGCACCACACTTCGAGTTACCAGATGTCGTAACTGGAAAAACAATTTTGCTCTCAAGTTTTGCTGGAAAGCCGCTGCTGGTAATGTTTATCTGTCAGCACTGCCCATTTGTCAAGCACGTCAAATCAGAACTCGCCAACTTAGGCAAAGACTACGCCAATAGCGATCTAAAAATCGTTGCGATTAGCTCTAACGATATCAACAAATATCCAGATGATGCACCAGAACAATTAAAAGTCATGGCTGAAGAAGCTGGATTTTTGTTTCCAATCTGCTTCGATGAAAACCAAGAAGTTGCTAAAGCTTATACTGCGGCTTGTACGCCAGATTTCTTTTTGTTCGATGCGGATCAAAAGTTAGTTTATCGGGGTCAGTTAGATGATAGTCGACCAAGTAACGGTATCCCCGTAACCGGTAAAGATTTACGTGCAGCAATTAATGCGCTACTAACAGGGAAAACAGTTGATTCTAACCAAAAACCTAGTATCGGCTGCAATATTAAATGGAAACCTGGCAACGAACCAAGTTACTACGGTTAG
- a CDS encoding DUF2382 domain-containing protein produces MVLYKLEDFDPDYRDSFDGSDIKGFDVYTDVNNENVGTIKNILVDEAGHFRYFVVDTGFWIFGKEVLLPVGRARIDQSARRVIASGLTKEQVEALPEFSDDLRVDYDYEERVRGVYRPQTLESTASLDAPTATTAGAVAPRANTEYNRDTYDYQHDADLYNMNRQDQQSLKLYEERLVANKTRRKAGEVSIGKKVETETAQVSIPVEKEKVVVERTTPTNTQAVATPGSDAFREGEVARVELHEEAADVQKEAFVREEVKVKKVVDQETVNAQETIRKEELDLGKSGNLNVDQKS; encoded by the coding sequence ATGGTTCTTTACAAACTGGAAGATTTCGATCCTGACTATCGCGATAGTTTTGACGGTAGCGATATTAAAGGATTTGATGTTTACACAGACGTAAACAACGAGAATGTTGGTACTATCAAAAATATCTTGGTAGACGAAGCCGGACACTTTCGCTACTTTGTGGTTGATACAGGTTTCTGGATTTTCGGTAAAGAAGTTTTATTACCCGTCGGTCGTGCGCGGATTGACCAAAGTGCAAGAAGAGTTATCGCATCAGGCTTAACAAAAGAGCAAGTCGAAGCTTTACCCGAATTTAGCGACGATTTGCGCGTAGACTACGATTATGAAGAGCGCGTACGTGGAGTATATCGTCCACAAACGCTAGAATCAACAGCATCCTTAGATGCACCTACAGCGACTACAGCAGGTGCTGTCGCGCCCCGCGCGAATACAGAATACAATCGCGATACCTACGACTACCAACATGACGCTGATTTATACAACATGAATCGGCAAGACCAGCAATCGCTTAAGCTTTATGAAGAGCGGTTAGTCGCTAATAAGACCCGGAGGAAAGCAGGCGAGGTATCGATTGGTAAAAAGGTAGAAACCGAAACCGCGCAAGTCTCGATACCTGTAGAAAAAGAAAAAGTCGTAGTGGAACGCACAACCCCTACCAATACTCAAGCTGTCGCGACTCCTGGAAGTGATGCTTTCCGCGAGGGTGAAGTTGCCCGTGTAGAATTGCATGAAGAAGCAGCAGACGTTCAAAAAGAAGCTTTTGTGCGTGAAGAAGTCAAGGTGAAAAAAGTTGTGGATCAAGAGACTGTTAACGCACAAGAAACAATCCGTAAGGAGGAGTTGGATTTAGGTAAATCAGGCAACTTAAATGTTGACCAAAAAAGTTAG
- a CDS encoding S-layer homology domain-containing protein, whose amino-acid sequence MSSFSTKDIALLSLGLTVVAPLVSVAPAIAQTTFPDVPQNYWARPFIESLTARNIIAGYPDGTFRPEQVVKRDEFSALVRRAFDAEQVRDIPDASTFNDVPEGYWANPAIQEAYEQGFMESENNNFRPREEIERAEALVILMRGLNLAPAQTATAAPQTTAGQTTRATRRAQRGTIPFAIASLMQPVFSAISQVAPAQASPPETTTPPDTQAAVSRPPSEIVSTYYVDAAQIPPNAVEEVARATEANIVVNYPNVRVLNPTEPLSRASAAAWIHQALVRLGRIEPLTPNVEATKYIVGRSTFENQQ is encoded by the coding sequence ATGTCTAGCTTTTCCACAAAAGATATAGCACTATTAAGTTTAGGATTAACTGTAGTTGCTCCGTTAGTTAGTGTTGCACCAGCGATCGCACAAACAACTTTTCCTGATGTACCTCAAAATTATTGGGCACGACCGTTCATCGAATCACTTACAGCACGAAACATCATTGCTGGCTATCCTGATGGTACGTTTAGACCCGAACAAGTAGTGAAACGGGATGAATTTTCAGCGCTTGTGCGTAGGGCTTTTGATGCTGAACAAGTCCGAGATATTCCTGATGCGAGTACGTTTAATGACGTCCCTGAAGGATACTGGGCAAATCCGGCAATTCAAGAAGCCTACGAGCAAGGCTTTATGGAATCTGAAAATAACAATTTCCGCCCCAGAGAAGAGATTGAACGAGCAGAGGCGCTTGTAATTTTAATGCGAGGATTGAATTTAGCACCCGCACAAACAGCTACCGCCGCACCGCAAACAACTGCAGGACAAACAACACGAGCTACTCGCCGCGCGCAAAGAGGTACAATTCCGTTTGCGATCGCATCCTTAATGCAACCTGTATTTAGCGCAATAAGTCAAGTCGCACCCGCACAAGCATCGCCACCTGAAACAACAACCCCGCCTGACACGCAAGCCGCAGTTAGCCGCCCACCCTCGGAAATTGTCAGTACCTACTACGTTGATGCGGCACAAATTCCCCCAAACGCAGTTGAAGAGGTTGCTAGAGCTACGGAAGCCAATATTGTTGTGAATTATCCTAACGTACGCGTTTTGAATCCTACTGAACCTCTAAGCCGCGCCAGCGCAGCTGCGTGGATTCATCAAGCATTAGTTCGTCTAGGTAGAATTGAGCCTCTCACTCCAAATGTAGAAGCGACAAAATATATCGTTGGTCGTTCTACGTTTGAAAATCAGCAATAG
- the aspS gene encoding aspartate--tRNA ligase, producing the protein MRTHYCGELRSSNIGETVTLNGWVDRRRDHGGVIFLDLRDRTGIVQIVSDPQRTPGSYAQANALRNEYVVQITGRVTQRPPESLNPRLPTGEIEIYADEIKLLNAVHKQLPFQVATSDTETVREDLRLKYRYLDIRTSRMSRNLQLRHQVVKAIRRYLEDEYNFIEVETPILTRSTPEGARDYLVPSRVNPSEWFALPQSPQLFKQLLMVSGCDRYYQIARCFRDEDLRADRQPEFTQLDMEMSFMSQAEILELNEGLVCHIFKTVKGIELPRPFPRLTWMEAMERYGSDKPDTRFGLELVNVSDLVKDSGFKVFSGAIAAGGTVKVLPIPHGNDIISNVRIKPGGDLFKEAIEAGAKGLAYIRVRDDGEIDTIGAIKDNLTAEQKQELLQRTGATAGHLLLFGAGDTATVNKTLDRLRLVIGRELGLIDLDKINLLWVTDFPMFEWNADEKRLEALHHPFTAPHPDDLRDLKTARAQAYDLVLNGVEVGGGSLRIYQREIQEQVFDAIGLSQAQAQNKFGFLLEAFDYGTPPHGGIAYGLDRLVMLLAGEESIRDVIAFPKTQQARCLLTDAPSSVDDKQLKELQVVSTYKPKA; encoded by the coding sequence ATGCGAACTCACTATTGCGGCGAATTGCGTTCCTCAAATATTGGAGAAACTGTCACCCTAAATGGCTGGGTAGACCGTCGCCGCGATCATGGGGGCGTGATATTTTTAGATTTACGCGACCGTACTGGCATTGTGCAAATTGTCAGCGATCCGCAACGTACACCAGGATCTTACGCGCAAGCTAACGCACTGCGAAACGAATACGTCGTCCAGATTACCGGAAGAGTCACCCAGCGTCCGCCCGAATCGCTTAACCCACGCCTACCTACAGGTGAAATCGAAATTTACGCCGATGAAATAAAGCTTCTCAACGCTGTACACAAGCAATTACCCTTTCAAGTCGCAACATCTGATACCGAAACAGTGCGCGAAGACTTGCGGCTAAAATATCGCTATTTAGACATCCGCACGAGTCGCATGAGTCGAAATTTGCAGTTGCGTCACCAAGTTGTCAAAGCAATTCGGCGTTACCTCGAAGACGAATACAACTTTATTGAAGTTGAAACACCGATTCTGACGCGTTCTACACCCGAAGGCGCACGCGATTATCTTGTTCCTAGTCGCGTTAATCCAAGTGAATGGTTTGCCTTACCGCAGTCACCACAGTTATTTAAACAATTGCTGATGGTGTCAGGATGCGATCGCTACTATCAAATTGCACGGTGTTTCCGCGATGAAGACTTACGCGCCGACAGACAACCAGAATTTACACAACTCGACATGGAAATGAGTTTCATGTCACAAGCCGAAATTCTCGAACTCAACGAAGGTTTAGTTTGTCATATTTTCAAAACCGTTAAAGGAATCGAACTTCCACGTCCTTTCCCGCGTTTAACATGGATGGAAGCGATGGAACGTTATGGTAGTGATAAACCGGATACGCGCTTTGGGTTGGAACTTGTTAATGTTTCCGATTTAGTAAAAGATTCTGGCTTCAAAGTATTCTCAGGTGCGATCGCCGCTGGTGGTACTGTGAAAGTTCTGCCAATTCCTCACGGAAATGACATTATTTCTAATGTCCGGATTAAACCTGGCGGCGATCTCTTCAAAGAAGCCATCGAAGCTGGTGCTAAAGGTTTAGCTTACATTCGCGTGCGCGATGACGGTGAGATTGACACCATTGGCGCGATTAAAGACAATCTCACCGCTGAACAAAAGCAAGAATTATTGCAGCGTACAGGTGCAACAGCAGGGCACTTGTTACTTTTTGGTGCTGGTGATACTGCAACTGTTAATAAAACTTTAGATCGATTGCGGCTAGTTATTGGACGCGAATTAGGGTTAATCGACCTTGATAAAATTAACTTACTATGGGTGACAGATTTCCCGATGTTTGAGTGGAATGCCGACGAAAAGCGTTTAGAAGCGCTGCATCATCCTTTTACCGCGCCGCATCCTGATGACTTGCGCGATCTTAAAACCGCCCGCGCCCAAGCATATGATTTGGTATTAAATGGTGTCGAAGTTGGTGGTGGAAGTTTGCGGATTTACCAACGCGAAATTCAAGAACAAGTTTTTGACGCAATTGGACTTTCGCAAGCGCAGGCACAAAATAAATTTGGCTTTCTTTTAGAAGCGTTTGATTATGGAACACCACCGCATGGCGGAATTGCTTACGGTTTAGATCGTTTGGTGATGTTACTGGCTGGCGAAGAGTCGATTCGGGATGTCATCGCGTTTCCCAAAACACAACAAGCACGGTGTTTGTTAACCGATGCGCCTTCGAGTGTGGATGACAAGCAGTTGAAGGAATTGCAGGTTGTTTCGACGTATAAGCCCAAAGCTTAA
- the glyS gene encoding glycine--tRNA ligase subunit beta has translation MPSFLLEVGTEELPADFVGSAIQQWRSLIPQSLQDNSLSASSIDVYGTPRRLAIVIQGLPTQQPNREEEIKGPPAQAAFKDGQPTKAAAGFAKKQGVALEALEIRATDKGDFVFVQQRIPGRPTAEILTELVPQWITKLEGKRLMRWGDGDLRFVRPIVWLVTLLDDAVLPVELENGSEKIKSDRFSLGHRVLSPEKLVVDHPNNYVDILRRAFVEVNPQQRQNQIQEQTQAAAQKVKGTTQIYPDLLAEITNLVEFPTAVVGNFDDEFLNLPTEVITTVMVTQQRYFPVFKADNSDELLPYFITISNGDPAKSDIIAAGNARVIRARLADAQFFYKTDLSKPLESYLPQLETVTFQEYLGSVRDKVTRLSKIAELVSTQLGLSENERDLIQRAALLCKADLVTQMVYEFPELQGVMGQKYALASGEPEAVATAIFEHYLPRGASDRLPRTITGQVVGLADRLDTLVSIFGLGMIPTGSSDPFALRRAANAIINITWSANLQLNLQQLLEQVATDFVTAHPQARWDELVHQLQEFFLQRLRTQLQEETVDYDLVNAVLGDNDFEYKLRALQDLLDVRDRALFLQSIRNNGELEKVYDTVNRSTRLAAQGDLNTTELHPQLINQELFQKSSEQAFYDALVQLEPRTIAARTSRDYQQLITALAEIAPKVSNFFDGPDSVLVMDSDPEIRRNRLNLLGLLRNHARVLADFGAIVKT, from the coding sequence ATGCCTAGTTTTTTATTGGAAGTTGGTACAGAGGAATTACCTGCGGATTTTGTGGGAAGTGCGATTCAACAATGGCGATCGCTGATTCCGCAGAGTTTGCAAGACAATAGTTTGTCGGCGAGTTCGATTGACGTTTACGGTACTCCTCGACGATTAGCAATTGTGATTCAAGGATTACCCACGCAACAACCAAATCGCGAGGAAGAAATTAAAGGTCCACCCGCCCAAGCGGCGTTTAAAGATGGACAACCAACGAAGGCCGCGGCAGGATTTGCCAAGAAGCAAGGCGTTGCACTTGAAGCGCTGGAAATTCGCGCTACAGATAAGGGTGATTTTGTCTTTGTACAGCAGCGCATCCCTGGACGACCGACTGCCGAAATCTTAACAGAATTAGTCCCACAGTGGATTACGAAACTCGAAGGTAAACGCTTGATGCGGTGGGGTGACGGCGATTTGCGGTTTGTGCGACCGATTGTCTGGTTAGTGACGTTGCTCGATGATGCTGTATTGCCTGTAGAGTTAGAGAATGGTTCAGAAAAGATTAAGAGCGATCGCTTTAGTCTCGGGCATCGCGTCTTATCGCCAGAAAAGTTAGTAGTTGACCATCCTAATAACTACGTAGATATACTACGACGTGCTTTCGTTGAAGTCAACCCACAGCAGCGACAAAATCAAATTCAAGAACAGACACAAGCTGCTGCCCAAAAAGTAAAGGGAACTACGCAGATTTATCCTGATTTATTAGCAGAAATAACGAATTTAGTAGAATTTCCAACTGCCGTTGTTGGTAATTTTGATGATGAGTTTTTGAACTTACCTACGGAAGTCATTACAACGGTTATGGTGACTCAGCAGCGATACTTTCCTGTATTTAAAGCTGATAATTCTGACGAGCTTTTACCATACTTTATTACGATTTCTAATGGTGACCCAGCAAAATCAGATATTATTGCTGCGGGTAATGCAAGAGTAATTCGCGCTCGATTAGCTGACGCTCAATTTTTCTACAAAACTGATTTATCAAAACCATTAGAAAGCTATTTACCACAGCTAGAAACCGTCACTTTTCAAGAATATTTAGGTTCAGTTCGCGATAAAGTCACGCGATTAAGTAAGATTGCTGAACTTGTTTCTACACAATTAGGGCTATCAGAAAATGAGCGCGACTTAATTCAACGCGCCGCTTTGTTATGCAAAGCTGACTTAGTGACACAAATGGTGTATGAATTTCCCGAACTTCAAGGAGTTATGGGGCAAAAGTATGCTTTGGCAAGTGGCGAACCTGAAGCCGTAGCCACCGCAATTTTTGAGCATTACTTACCACGCGGCGCAAGCGATCGCTTACCAAGAACCATTACAGGTCAAGTCGTTGGTTTAGCCGACCGACTCGACACGTTAGTCAGTATTTTTGGCTTGGGAATGATCCCAACAGGTTCATCTGATCCTTTTGCTTTAAGACGTGCCGCCAATGCCATAATTAATATTACCTGGAGTGCCAACTTACAACTTAATTTACAGCAGCTATTAGAGCAAGTAGCTACAGATTTTGTCACCGCGCATCCTCAAGCGCGATGGGATGAATTAGTACACCAACTCCAAGAATTCTTCTTACAACGCCTGCGCACTCAATTACAAGAGGAAACAGTTGATTATGATTTAGTGAATGCTGTTTTAGGAGATAATGACTTTGAGTACAAGTTGCGAGCGCTACAAGATTTACTAGACGTACGCGATCGCGCTTTATTTCTCCAATCCATTCGTAACAATGGTGAGCTTGAGAAAGTTTACGACACGGTAAATCGTTCAACAAGATTAGCTGCGCAAGGAGATTTAAATACTACCGAGTTACATCCACAATTAATCAATCAAGAACTATTTCAAAAATCATCCGAACAAGCATTTTATGATGCCTTGGTACAACTCGAACCAAGAACAATTGCTGCCCGTACTTCGCGTGATTATCAACAATTGATAACAGCATTAGCAGAAATTGCCCCTAAAGTAAGCAACTTCTTCGATGGACCAGACAGCGTTTTAGTGATGGATTCTGACCCAGAAATTAGACGAAATCGCCTAAATTTACTAGGACTATTACGCAATCATGCCCGCGTGCTAGCAGATTTCGGTGCAATTGTCAAAACTTAG
- a CDS encoding carbon-nitrogen hydrolase family protein yields the protein MKPYLAAAIQMTSLPNLEKNLVQAEELIELAVRQGAKLVSLPENFSYLGEETAKIAQASAIAQKSEKFLKTMAQRFQVTILGGGFPVPVDSTKVYNTALLIDPSGQELSRYHKVHLFDVNLPDGNTYRESSTVMAGNQLPPVYASKDLGNLGLSVCYDVRFPELYRHMALKGADILFVPAAFTAYTGKDHWQVLLQARAIENTCYIIAPAQTGQHYALRQSHGHAMIVDPWGVILADAGNSPGVAIAEINPTRLDQVRRQMPSLQHSVFL from the coding sequence ATGAAGCCTTATCTTGCCGCCGCAATCCAAATGACGAGCCTGCCTAACTTAGAGAAAAACTTAGTTCAAGCAGAAGAATTAATCGAACTTGCTGTGCGTCAAGGTGCCAAGTTAGTGAGTTTGCCAGAAAACTTTTCTTACTTGGGAGAGGAAACAGCAAAGATTGCGCAAGCAAGTGCGATCGCTCAAAAGAGTGAAAAATTCCTCAAAACAATGGCACAGCGCTTTCAAGTCACAATCCTGGGTGGTGGGTTTCCCGTACCTGTAGACAGTACAAAAGTCTACAATACTGCTTTACTCATCGATCCTAGTGGTCAAGAACTCTCGCGCTATCACAAAGTTCATCTGTTTGATGTCAACTTACCCGACGGTAACACCTACCGCGAATCAAGTACAGTGATGGCAGGAAACCAACTACCCCCTGTATACGCTTCCAAAGATCTCGGCAATCTCGGACTTTCGGTGTGCTACGATGTAAGATTTCCTGAACTTTACCGCCACATGGCACTCAAAGGCGCAGACATTCTTTTCGTTCCGGCTGCGTTTACAGCATACACCGGAAAAGACCATTGGCAAGTGCTACTGCAAGCCAGAGCCATCGAGAATACTTGCTATATTATCGCCCCAGCACAAACCGGACAACACTACGCCCTGCGTCAATCGCACGGACACGCAATGATCGTCGATCCTTGGGGAGTCATCTTAGCCGATGCTGGAAATTCGCCAGGAGTTGCGATCGCGGAAATTAACCCAACGCGCTTAGACCAAGTCCGCAGACAAATGCCATCACTGCAACATAGCGTGTTTTTGTAG